Proteins from a single region of Pangasianodon hypophthalmus isolate fPanHyp1 chromosome 7, fPanHyp1.pri, whole genome shotgun sequence:
- the pth1a gene encoding parathyroid hormone 1a yields the protein MVSIRGLEKTMVFLCVCVLYSSMRTDSRPLSRRSVSEVQLMHSVGVRKHIQQRQDWLQEHMQDIHTAPLHDGKISGERIMLERSLSEAVMPNTPKGVVVETR from the exons atggttTCCATCAGAGGTTTGGAGAAAACCAtggtgttcctgtgtgtgtgtgttctgtacagCAGCATGAGGACAGACAGCAGACCACTGAG CCGGAGGTCCGTCAGTGAGGTTCAGCTGATGCACAGCGTCGGCGTGCGCAAACACATACAGCAGAGGCAGGACTGGCTGCAGGAGCACATGCAGGACATACACACCGCCCCACTGCATGATGGGAAAATCAGTGGTGAGCGCATCATGCTGGAGCGCTCGCTGTCCGAAGCCGTTATGCCCAACACACCAAAAGGAGTCGTGGTGGAAACGCGATGA